In the genome of Nonomuraea sp. NBC_00507, the window CTGCGGGGGCGTGGATATGACCATGGATTCGGGCGGATATGGTGGGCGCTGCCCTACACGCACGCGCAAGACCAAGGAGAACCCGCCCGTGACCAGCCGTCGCTGGATTGCCGTAGCCGCCGCGTTCTTGGCAGCCCCCGTGCTCGCCGGCTGCGGGGCCGGATTCAACGCCACCACTAACGTGCCCTACGCCCCCAACGAGGCACAGGCCTTGATCGAGAAGGGCGCTTACGGCACTCGCGGCATTCAGATCCCGCAGGCGTTCATCCTCGGCCCGGACGCGGGCGCCCAGCTTCCCTGGCGCGGCTCCGCCCCGATCTACCTCAACATCCTCAACACGGCCGGCACCCCCGACACCCTGCAGGCCGTCTCCGCGGGGAGCATGGGCACGGTGAAGGTCACGGCCCCGATCCAGCTGCCGAGCAACCAGCTCGTCAACACCGGCAAGCCGAGCCCGCAGCTCATGCTCGAAGCGATCCCCAGGAGCCTCAGGGGCGGCGAGAGCATCAAGCTGGACCTCCAGTTCGCCAACGCCGGCACGGTGTCCATGAACGTCCCTGTGGTCACGCGTAGCCGCGAATTCGCGGCCTACCCCCCGGCCCCGGGCGCCACCCCGGCCCCCACGCCCAGCCCGACGCCGTCAGCGCACGCCGAAGAATCTCACTAAACATGACAAAACCTTTGTTCCGGTACGGCAAACGCGTACCGGAACAAAGGTTTGATCATTCCTCGATCGCGTCGAACTTGTAGCCCAGGCCGCGCACGGTCAGGATGCAACGCGGGTTGGACGGGTCGGACTCGATCTTGGCGCGCAGCCGCTTGACGTGAACGTCCAGCGTCTTGGTGTCCCCCACATAGTCGGCGCCCCAGACGCGGTCGATGAGCTGGCCGCGGGTGAGCACCCGTCCGGCGTTGCGCAGCAGGACCTCCAGCAGCTCGAACTCCTTCAGCGGCAGCTGCACCTGCTCCCCGCGCACGGCCACGACGTGCCGGTCGACGTCCATGCGGACGGGGCCGACGGCCAGCACCGCGGTCTCCAGCTCCTCCGGCATGTCGCCCTGGCGGCGGAGCACCGCGCGGATACGGGCGACCAGCTCGCGCGAGGAGAACGGCTTGGTGACGTAGTCGTCGGCGCCCAGCTCAAGACCCACGACCTTGTCGATCTCGCTGTCCTTGGCCGTCAGCATGAT includes:
- a CDS encoding copper chaperone PCu(A)C; the encoded protein is MTSRRWIAVAAAFLAAPVLAGCGAGFNATTNVPYAPNEAQALIEKGAYGTRGIQIPQAFILGPDAGAQLPWRGSAPIYLNILNTAGTPDTLQAVSAGSMGTVKVTAPIQLPSNQLVNTGKPSPQLMLEAIPRSLRGGESIKLDLQFANAGTVSMNVPVVTRSREFAAYPPAPGATPAPTPSPTPSAHAEESH
- a CDS encoding response regulator transcription factor, with amino-acid sequence MTRVLVVEDEESFSDALSYMLRKEGFEVSVAATGPEALDTFDRNGADLVLLDLMLPGLPGTEVCRSLRQRSKVPVIMLTAKDSEIDKVVGLELGADDYVTKPFSSRELVARIRAVLRRQGDMPEELETAVLAVGPVRMDVDRHVVAVRGEQVQLPLKEFELLEVLLRNAGRVLTRGQLIDRVWGADYVGDTKTLDVHVKRLRAKIESDPSNPRCILTVRGLGYKFDAIEE